GAAGCATTGAGAGAACTTTCCATAGGGGAACCGGTAGTCACAAAGGGTTTCGCTTCGAGTGTTTTCACAAAGATGGCAAAATTGGTGGAAAGAGCCGGCACATCGCATAACGGAGGTTCTATTACCGGATTTTACACCGTACTAACCGATGCGGAAGATGATATGGATGATATCGTTGCGGATAAGGTGAGAGGATTTATCGACGGACATATCATTCTTACGAGAAAGCTCGCGGAAAGAAGCCACTTCCCTGCAATCGATGTTCCCGCATCCCTTTCCCGACTGATGCAAAAGATCGTAAATGAAAATCATTATATGCATTCTTCTCTCGTCAGAGAGTTGATTTCCAAATACAAAGGTTCGGAAGATATTATCCTACTCAACGCTTATACAAGAGGAGCCGATCCGAAAATCGATATGGCGATTGATAAAAAAGAAGCGATCGACGATTATCTCATCCAAAGGATCGAACAAAAATCCACTTACGCGGATGCAACTGCCAAGCTTGCCGCCATTCTTACTTCCCAGTCCCGCACGGAAGAAGATTTTTAAGTCATTCTATATCAATCAAAACGAGAGTCTCATCGTCATCAGGTGATTTGATTCCCGTAAAAGTTTTAATCTTTTCCAATAACTTCTTTTTGGCTTTTTCCAAAGAATCGTTTTTAGTGGAAAGAAGCATCTCTTGCCAATGTTCCTGACCCAACATCAAATGATTTTGATTGGAAGCCTCGGTAATTCCATCCGTATAAAGAATCAATCTATCGCCCGACCGAATGGAAACCGTTTCCGCCTTACAATCCAATTCCGGAATCCAGCCGATGAGTTTGCCTTGAGGGAGACTGATGATCGGTTCCTTTTCATTCTTCCTTGTGATGATCAAAGGAAGATGCCCACACCTAGCGTGTGTTACTTCCATTCGTTCCAGATTGATATACAAATAACTGGCAGTCACAAAGGCATTTTTTGTTTTTCCGAGAAGGGTCGTATTGATCCTGGAAAGTAATGCCACCGGATCGCGGGAAAGTCTCGCTTGAATGGAAAATGCAATTTTCAGCATGGCGGAGATCAATGCCGCAGGAATCCCATGACCTGAAACATCGGCGATAATAACTCCCAACTCTTTTTCCGAAATTACATGAAAGTCGAAAAAATCCCCTCCTACACTGTCCATCGGTTCATAATAGAAACTGGATTTCAAACCGGCAAGTTCCGGAGCGGTTTCCGGTAAAATCGAACTCTGCAATTTTCGGGCAACGCCTAACTCATTTTGAAATGCAATAAACTTGTTTTGTTCCTCTACCGCTTTCTTTAAAGTGATTAGGTTTTTCGATCTGGAAATCAGTTCCCTCTTATCGAAAGGTTTTGCCAAATAATCGTTTCCACCGGCTTCCAATGCGGATACGATATCCGTGATCTGATTTTTTGCGGTTAGAAAAAGAATCGGAAGCTGATGAAGAGAGAAAGACTCGCGAATCACCGAACATACGTCATAACCGCTCATCCCTGGCATCATTATATCCAGAAGAACCAATTCAAACGGTCCCTGGTCACGGATCTGCTGAATGGCTTCTCCTCCGTTGGAGGCCTCCACGACCTCACACCCAACCAAAGTTAGGTGATTTTTCAAAACTTGTCGATTGATCGGCTCGTCATCTACGACCAGGACTTTTACTATTTTTTCCTTCGTCTCTTCCTCGATCACATCCTCTTCTATCGGACTGAATGTTTTATATCCTTCAAAAGACATCCAAAGATCATTATTTCTTCCCGAATGTTTTTCCAAAGGTATCTCACCCTCTCTGGCCAAAGGCATTGTAAAATAAAAAGTGGAACCTTCTCCCAACTTCGATTCAACCCAGATGGATCCCCCGTGCAACTCAACCAACCTCTTGGTGATCGCAAGACCAAGTCCAGTTCCGCCAAACTGCCGTGTTGTGGAAGAATCAACTTGTTCAAAAGATCTGAAAATATCATGAAACTTTTCATTAGGGATACCGATCCCGGTATCGGAGACAGAAAATTTGCCAAATTGATCCATTATTTCCGCTTTGATTTCAATTTTGCCCTTTTCCGTAAATTTGATCGCATTGCCGACCAGATTGAATAAGATCTGCTGAACCCTCGCTTCATCTCCCAAAACGGGAGGAAAGTCCATAGAAATCAAATTGCGAACCTGCAAAGCCTTGGTCATGTACAATGGCCTGGAAACTACCAAAACAAAATCTATGATTTGTTGTAAGTCCAAAGTCTTCAGATCCAAATCCAGATCCCTGTTTTTCATTTTGGAAAAATCCAAAATATCATCCACGAGAGAAGACAATCGTTTGCCCGAACTGATGATCATTCCTAAGTTTTGTCTTTGTTCCAGGTTCAAAGAACCGCCAATTCCATCAAACATGGATTCTGCGATACCGATGATTCCGTTCAAAGGAGTTTTCAATTCATGGGATGT
The nucleotide sequence above comes from Leptospira kobayashii. Encoded proteins:
- a CDS encoding SpoIIE family protein phosphatase codes for the protein MPARILLQFFLLFLPADISLFADPIHLMADHRGSPVYLHGDWEFYPNTFLPPSGTSISPPIMVRAPGTWNQILGTGKGYGSYRLFISAPDLPERNKIYGLKIPDLATAYEVFWNGKSVARTGNVGTDFSTSKPSFQFHTIPIVWKEGTNELTFHISNFHYAKGGMWEPPLLGEWENLNKVTNRHLASSLFLAGAVFIIALYHFGLFYWRREDKGNLLFGFAAGILAIRILFTGERLGFGELEQLLGWDLCIRIEYLTFYISPYLFYAFFNEFYPVYFTRWMKWSLLAPTLFFVSLLFFSKTEFFTGLNLYFNVVLLYGILLILQGVTRAIWDKREGGRLFTLGILIMAIASVVDVLNANQILFSIEAIPIAIFLFILLQSLTLSRRFSKAFSDVESLSKKLMVLDKLKDEFLANTSHELKTPLNGIIGIAESMFDGIGGSLNLEQRQNLGMIISSGKRLSSLVDDILDFSKMKNRDLDLDLKTLDLQQIIDFVLVVSRPLYMTKALQVRNLISMDFPPVLGDEARVQQILFNLVGNAIKFTEKGKIEIKAEIMDQFGKFSVSDTGIGIPNEKFHDIFRSFEQVDSSTTRQFGGTGLGLAITKRLVELHGGSIWVESKLGEGSTFYFTMPLAREGEIPLEKHSGRNNDLWMSFEGYKTFSPIEEDVIEEETKEKIVKVLVVDDEPINRQVLKNHLTLVGCEVVEASNGGEAIQQIRDQGPFELVLLDIMMPGMSGYDVCSVIRESFSLHQLPILFLTAKNQITDIVSALEAGGNDYLAKPFDKRELISRSKNLITLKKAVEEQNKFIAFQNELGVARKLQSSILPETAPELAGLKSSFYYEPMDSVGGDFFDFHVISEKELGVIIADVSGHGIPAALISAMLKIAFSIQARLSRDPVALLSRINTTLLGKTKNAFVTASYLYINLERMEVTHARCGHLPLIITRKNEKEPIISLPQGKLIGWIPELDCKAETVSIRSGDRLILYTDGITEASNQNHLMLGQEHWQEMLLSTKNDSLEKAKKKLLEKIKTFTGIKSPDDDETLVLIDIE